A single Oncorhynchus tshawytscha isolate Ot180627B linkage group LG01, Otsh_v2.0, whole genome shotgun sequence DNA region contains:
- the LOC112239874 gene encoding SKI family transcriptional corepressor 1 homolog-B-like: MDPRLLPATRDSSSSPPSSKQDLPTFNPNLKPNQVSETALYGIPIVCLVLDGQERLCLAQISNTLLKNYSYNEIHNRRVALGITCVQCTPVQLEILRRAGAMPISSRRCGMITKREAERLCKSFLGAHNPPKLPENFAFDVSHECAWGSRGNFIPARYNSSRAKCIKCSFCNMYFSPNKFIFHSHRTPESKYTQPDAANFNSWRRHLKLTDKGSPDDVAHAWEDVKAMFNGGSRKRTMPVHGHGSERSFPLKSHQGPSNLSRRDSPEIPPKILRCEDNRGGMGSMSTTRSYPVIPVPSKSFGMLQNVKIPPPLYPHPYGFPTFGLFQKKNDSGGVMEGEQNKAHLSGVFSWPSTKDSAYHSFPMFWPTAGGLTMPPYPHPQPQPQAQHKPHSELLCARQSDLDASEQSDRSSNTPRDSLMDSDQCSSTQSTRNEDDKFGDEARPMDCIRPVLSRKISYVSAFRPVIKDADSIAKLYGNRGSYNGARAGYLSPDFLSESSSYRSVSPGSVDSVGETDVDVETNKSQEDEESLLHNTEVSKSPLVPFLNLAQGASLNGLESKSEPEQAAVVDSQRMNLPLHVVLLSSDRERQENKTTSIVEVSD; the protein is encoded by the coding sequence ATGGATCCTCGTCTGCTACCTGCGACACGGGACTCCAGCTCTTCTCCACCGAGCTCCAAACAGGACCTCCCAACATTCAACCCCAACCTGAAACCCAACCAGGTCAGCGAGACCGCCCTGTATGGAATACCCATAGTCTGCCTGGTGCTGGACGGCCAGGAGAGACTGTGTCTGGCGCAGATCTCCAACACTCTGCTGAAGAACTACAGCTATAACGAGATCCACAACCGGCGCGTGGCGCTGGGAATCACCTGCGTGCAATGCACCCCGGTCCAGCTGGAGATTCTGAGGCGTGCGGGCGCCATGCCCATCTCCTCGAGGCGCTGTGGGATGATTACAAAGCGCGAGGCCGAGAGGCTTTGTAAATCATTTCTTGGAGCTCACAACCCTCCAAAATTACCGGAAAACTTCGCGTTTGATGTGTCCCACGAGTGCGCGTGGGGGAGCCGTGGTAACTTTATACCAGCCAGGTACAACAGCTCCCGGGCCAAGTGCATCAAGTGCTCCTTCTGCAATATGTATTTTTCTCCCAATAAATTCATATTCCACTCTCACCGCACACCAGAGTCAAAGTACACCCAGCCAGACGCTGCTAACTTTAACTCCTGGAGGAGACACCTCAAACTGACCGACAAGGGCTCACCTGACGACGTGGCACATGCATGGGAGGACGTGAAGGCCATGTTCAACGGGGGCAGCCGGAAGAGAACGATGCCCGTGCACGGTCACGGGTCTGAGCGTTCCTTTCCATTGAAATCACATCAAGGACCTAGCAACCTCTCCCGGAGAGACTCACCGGAGATTCCCCCTAAAATCCTCCGCTGCGAGGACAACCGGGGAGGCATGGGGAGTATGAGTACCACGCGCAGCTATCCGGTTATCCCGGTGCCCAGTAAGAGCTTCGGAATGCTGCAGAATGTGAAGATTCCTCCGCCGCTTTACCCTCATCCCTACGGGTTCCCGACATTCGGGCTGTTCCAGAAAAAGAATGATAGTGGTGGTGTGATGGAAGGAGAGCAAAACAAAGCCCACCTCTCCGGGGTCTTCTCCTGGCCTAGCACCAAGGACAGCGCCTACCACTCTTTCCCCATGTTCTGGCCTACTGCAGGTGGCCTGACCATGcccccctacccccacccccagcCACAGCCACAGGCCCAGCACAAACCGCACTCGGAGCTCCTGTGCGCCAGACAGAGTGATCTGGACGCATCCGAGCAGAGTGACAGAAGTAGCAACACTCCGAGGGACAGTCTGATGGACAGTGACCAGTGCTCTAGCACACAGTCCACCCGGAATGAGGACGACAAGTTTGGCGATGAGGCGAGGCCAATGGACTGTATAAGGCCAGTTCTATCACGGAAGATTAGCTACGTCTCTGCATTCAGACCCGTCATCAAAGACGCGGATAGTATAGCCAAACTTTACGGTAACCGGGGGTCGTACAACGGGGCTCGAGCTGGCTACCTGTCACCAGATTTCCTGAGCGAGAGCTCGAGTTACAGGTCCGTGTCCCCCGGAAGCGTGGACAGTGTGGGAGAGACGGATGTGGATGTTGAAACCAATAAATCACAAGAGGATGAGGAGTCACTTCTGCACAACACTGAGGTCAGCAAGAGCCCCCTTGTACCCTTTCTAAACTTGGCACAGGGTGCTTCACTAAACGGCCTAGAATCCAAATCGGAGCCGGAGCAAGCGGCTGTGGTCGACTCACAGAGAATGAATCTACCTCTACACGTGGTACTACTgtcttcagacagagagagacaggagaacaaGACCACGTCTATTGTTGAAGTGAGTGATTGA